DNA sequence from the Bombus vancouverensis nearcticus chromosome 8, iyBomVanc1_principal, whole genome shotgun sequence genome:
CAATTATTTATCTGAAAGATCCAACTAACGTGATTAACGTCGTACAACTGACTTTGATATGAGAAAAAATTCTTcgttttaatagaattttatgtatgaatgaatcgctgttttataTGAAAATGGCAATAAAATACTTCAAATTTTATGAATATCCAATAGCAACTCTTATATCGCATGATAtctattatacttatatataccTATGTATCGTATATATTACGTGTATTGTATTCTAGTTATACTCCATGTATTAAATGATTGTTAGATACACATTATAGACTAAAGTTTTAGAATTGTAGATGATTGATACATAagaatattttttcgaatttacgtgtatatatatatgaatggatctgagaaaaaaaaaatcaaacaaATGACTTTACAATGTGGCTGGAACAGAAAAGACAGGCTAGGgaaaagagcgagagagagaagaCGTTGTGAGAGCACATGTCATGCTATTTCGTACGTCATAGGGATAATTTATAGGTATATAACAAATCTATAATAACACGTAATATACAAAGTAACGTCATCGAGTCTGATTTGAACTTACCTTCATATTGTTCTCGGCGATGTACTCGATGGTACATAGTTGATAAACGATGTAGGCACGAAGCAATTCTTTCGTGGTTTTACTCTTAAAAGAAGCGACGGGATCGTTAAACTTCAAATCCAGAGGATCGATCTGTCGCGGAGGAGCCGGCTTCACGTCAGCGGTAGTGCCGGTGTATTCGCGATCGTACACCTGCACTAACTGCACCGATGGCTTCGTTACGTTCTCCAGGAGGCCGACAGGAAGTGGTAAACACTTCCTCAGCTTTTTACCGGCACTGCAACGCGGCACCGTTCTCAAAAACGCCATACCTTGCCGTAGCTCTAATGCAAGAAATGTCAGCAATCAGGACGCACTATTTAGCGGAAAGAAAACCCGTGAACTGCGCGATCTCCTCCGCCCTATGAGAGTCTCACTGAAAAAAGTACCAGTAGCAATGAACGTTAAGATTCGAGAACGTAGATTGACCAAGGCGATTTTTCTCAGTGACAAACGGGGTAAATCCAACCTGCCACGATCGAGTCGGAGACCCCAATACCAATAGAGGTATCTCGTCAAAGCTTAGGCCGAATCACAAGGTGGGGTACTCGTAGACATCCAGCGACGTACGAGTCAAGCGCTCACCTTACCACGATACCGTCTATTATAACTTATCTATGCAAAACACCCGTTGAAAACCGACTTTAAAAAGCAAACAAATTTTTTTGTTaagattcttttttaatttattgctAATATTAACCGGCACAACGAATTTCAATTGTTGTACGTTGCCCCAATTACTATACAGTAGCAATAGATGCTGAGACTCTGATTGGTTCCTACGAGAGGTGTGTTCGCATTGCTCGGTGTGACTGGTCGACGAAATTTTGGGAAATGCCAATAACTGCGCCGTCGTACCACGCGCACAGTGGCGCAAAACGTGCTTTACATTACCCCGAACTGCCgaacattattttatttcatttattctaaCACATATCTTAATgatcatttatttaaattatcaatgatatatgaaataatatctTGTATAGATCTTTCACTTGTATCTATGTCAAAATATTCACAATAATCAATCTCTCTTAAAAGTCGCATGTTACATAAATAGTTAGTTGATTTAAAGTATGGATTATTTGCAGAATATACTTAAAAGCAAACAGATATTTAGTAAATGACCTTTTCGTTCATAAAtcacaaatttaaaaatatacatgtTTCAGTAATATTCGCATGTTTTTAATCGATTATTATACATTAGAATAGTTAAAATatgcatataaaaatattgtttagaattataaattattaaataaatatatttgagaattttggatacaaattggaaaaatatataatatgaaataaaagaaacataattattaaatattaatattattctatattttttatttcagtcaaaatttacaaatttaaatcTATTGTAGAAAATTTATGGATCATATATACTGCAATTTAtgtaatgtatgtatatgtatacatgatTACTAATCGAAATATGttttcatttataaaaaatacataagaGTTTACTATtttgataataattttaaattccagttatatttcatgttattaactgcatttgttattatattgttattatattgatacattatatataatattgaatGACCAATAAGAATGCTTCGTTCAAAATATGTAGTTGTAATAATCAAAATCTTCAgataataaatttcttaaatcatTTTGTCATAAATACcacatgatattttttattttagttttatcGCCATTCTTTGCATTATATTCTACGACGcatatttaaattacattttaaacaaaataaaatttagtaATCTAAATTTTATCTACAATCATACATTACAATCTATTGCATATAAAGCTCATGTAATCTATATGTAAATAACTAAAAAACCAACATTTAATGTTTATCATAACGGACACATTATTTATCAATGGAAACGTTTAAATTTTACTAAAGTTATAAATAGaactaatattattttttctataattattCCTACTCAAAAGTaccttaaaaaatattatttaatcgtaTTGAAAATTAATATGAGATTAATTTTAAATAGTAATTCATATCTTAcctaaaatattatacaatgtATGTTATAATGTTTACATGTAAGTTCAAAAGTTAGATATTAAGttcaaaaaattaaagaaacgcTTTCTTATTAACTTtgataaataacttattatgttaacTTATTATGATTTCAATATTATCATCCCCACCACTTTCTCTTCTTTACCACGCGTGTATATATAAGATGAACTAAACTTTTAACCTCAAATTGTCAACTGCAAACCTTACGTAGAAAATATTTCGTACAAGATATCTTTGAAATGTTAAAGGCAGAAGGATTTTTACATAAAGtagtataatttttttatatgttGAATACAGTTATTAATACTTTACAGATATAAAGTTTATCACCAATATTTGTAAAAGTTGGTCAAAGCAGTGTATGTGATACAAATTCttaatatgtattatttatactGTAATGTTGTAATGGCCCTACATACAACGAAACAACATTCTCATATGTTTAAAGAAGCGTCTATTTTGCGGAATTAGAAAAATGGATAGTTCTATAAAATTGATTGTACATAAAGGTGGCACAATTTTCGATAGCATTATTGTTACACCTTATTCTGTAATTAAATATGAGCAGAAAGTAAGAGAAACTAAAAGTACATGTCAGATAAATGTTGACATAAACAAAGTCAATGAAAGTAACGAGATACAAGTAAACAGAATTTGCCTAAACAAAAGAGGACTTAATGCCTATGTTGTATCAGCATATATTATAACATTAGCAAATTCACAAACATATCGAAAAGCTGcacttaaaaaattattacaatatttaatatacagatTGTCAAACAGAGTGTATTTAGAAATGATTTTAATAAGATTGAAAATGCCAAGGAAACAATTTTTAGATTACAAATGGCAAGATTCTAACTGCTCAGTTAATTAAAGCCTTTTTTCATTATTGCTTTATAAAACTATACAATACAAATTCCTCTAATTTTAGGAATGAGAGAATGACACAAATGACAATGGAAAGAAGAGAAATTGATCATGCTATGTCTTGGTTGTCTACTTTGGGTGGAGCGTTTTCTGCTTTAGGAGAAGAATTTCAACAATGTgtaagttttatatattttattaatatgtatctactatatattaaaaactagtaaatattacatttgattgttttgtgcaattatttctttgaataatttatgtttaaatgtatttttctaTCCAGGCACAGATGGCTGGAAAAATTTCCATGAAGCAATTTGAACTAGCACTTCGTCTCAGAGATCCCTTTCTAATTGCTCGTTGTAAACTATATACTGCCTTAAGCTTAATTCAACAAGGCCAATTAAAAGAACC
Encoded proteins:
- the LOC117159622 gene encoding uncharacterized protein LOC117159622, which codes for MDSSIKLIVHKGGTIFDSIIVTPYSVIKYEQKVRETKSTCQINVDINKVNESNEIQVNRICLNKRGLNAYVVSAYIITLANSQTYRKAALKKLLQYLIYRLSNRVYLEMILIRLKMPRKQFLDYKWNERMTQMTMERREIDHAMSWLSTLGGAFSALGEEFQQCAQMAGKISMKQFELALRLRDPFLIARCKLYTALSLIQQGQLKEPKRMIKCIYKFSISWNDIRLQNMCQGVWAKLQYCYKIQKERHKTV